One segment of Streptomyces sp. TG1A-8 DNA contains the following:
- a CDS encoding DUF5691 domain-containing protein: protein MNGTSTTRDTAAAATSWEDLVTTALLGTDRRPPAGAGPGRRAPVALLDAAAVEAVRRRAGLRPAPAARRPEPAPEDPRPPLPAAAARRLATLLADRPGGGGGRRGSAPDLVELLPQWLAAANARGYAAPPQALPALLDAARGRTDLRPAALAFAGPRALWLARLNPDWRFALRAAPGGGAALPDTGDGEAVRRLWQEGLFAERVALLAALRARTPALARELLARTWATERAEDRLMFLDSLRAGLSAEDEPFLEQALGDRSRNVRATAAELLSALPGSALAARMAARAAVCVAVDRTGDSPVIVVEAPPECDPGMERDGVAVKPPAGRGERSWWLGQLVEAAPLGTWPQRLGGRTPERIVALPVADGWQGELHAAWCRAAVRQQDAAWARALLGAPSAPEAGGPGAVSLAERAKLLAALEAGERAGWVAGFIATHGLSEAFQLLGVCAVPWAPPLGRAVVDALDIARDAGSYPWSFSGVMGLAERCLDPAEAVRLEGLLAVPDEREDASPGAGGYWAEAFQRLVTTLRLRAAMAEELAPSASAGPSGA, encoded by the coding sequence GTGAACGGCACCTCGACCACCCGGGACACCGCGGCTGCCGCCACCTCCTGGGAGGACCTCGTCACCACCGCCCTGCTCGGCACCGACCGGCGGCCCCCGGCGGGGGCCGGGCCCGGCCGCCGGGCCCCGGTGGCGCTGCTGGACGCCGCCGCCGTGGAGGCCGTACGGCGGCGGGCGGGACTGCGGCCCGCGCCGGCGGCGCGGCGGCCGGAGCCCGCGCCCGAGGATCCGCGCCCGCCGCTGCCCGCGGCCGCGGCGCGCCGGCTCGCGACGCTGCTGGCCGACCGTCCGGGCGGTGGCGGCGGCCGGCGGGGCAGCGCGCCGGACCTGGTGGAGCTGTTGCCGCAGTGGCTGGCGGCGGCCAACGCGCGCGGGTACGCGGCGCCGCCGCAGGCGCTGCCCGCGCTGCTGGACGCCGCCCGGGGCCGTACCGACCTGCGGCCCGCGGCGCTGGCGTTCGCCGGGCCGCGGGCGCTGTGGCTGGCCCGGCTGAACCCGGACTGGCGGTTCGCCCTGCGCGCCGCGCCCGGCGGCGGAGCGGCGCTCCCGGACACCGGGGACGGCGAGGCCGTGCGGCGGCTGTGGCAGGAGGGCCTGTTCGCCGAGCGGGTCGCCCTGCTGGCCGCGCTGCGCGCCCGTACACCCGCGCTCGCCCGGGAACTGCTGGCGCGGACGTGGGCGACGGAGCGGGCCGAGGACCGGCTGATGTTCCTGGACTCGCTGCGTGCGGGCCTGTCCGCCGAGGACGAGCCGTTCCTGGAGCAGGCGCTCGGCGACCGCAGCCGCAATGTCCGGGCGACGGCGGCGGAGCTGCTGTCCGCGCTGCCCGGTTCGGCGCTCGCCGCGCGCATGGCGGCCCGGGCCGCCGTGTGCGTGGCCGTGGACCGCACGGGGGACTCGCCGGTGATCGTGGTGGAGGCCCCGCCCGAGTGCGACCCCGGCATGGAGCGGGACGGCGTGGCGGTCAAACCCCCCGCGGGCAGGGGGGAGCGGTCGTGGTGGCTGGGTCAGCTGGTGGAGGCCGCGCCGCTCGGGACATGGCCGCAGCGGCTCGGGGGACGGACGCCGGAGCGGATCGTGGCGCTGCCGGTGGCGGACGGCTGGCAGGGGGAGCTGCACGCCGCCTGGTGCCGGGCGGCGGTGCGGCAGCAGGACGCCGCGTGGGCGAGGGCCCTGCTGGGCGCGCCGTCGGCACCGGAGGCCGGCGGGCCGGGGGCGGTGTCGCTGGCGGAGCGGGCGAAGCTGCTGGCCGCGCTGGAGGCCGGTGAGCGGGCCGGGTGGGTGGCCGGGTTCATCGCGACGCACGGCCTGTCGGAAGCGTTCCAGCTGCTCGGGGTGTGCGCGGTGCCCTGGGCCCCGCCGCTGGGCCGGGCGGTCGTGGACGCGCTCGACATCGCCCGGGACGCGGGCAGCTACCCGTGGAGCTTCAGCGGGGTCATGGGCCTGGCCGAGCGCTGTCTGGACCCGGCCGAGGCGGTACGGCTGGAGGGCCTGCTGGCGGTGCCCGACGAGCGGGAGGACGCGTCGCCGGGGGCCGGCGGGTACTGGGCGGAGGCGTTCCAGCGGCTGGTCACCACCCTGCGGCTGCGGGCGGCGATGGCCGAGGAGCTGGCGCCGTCCGCCTCCGCCGGTCCGTCCGGCGCATGA
- a CDS encoding AAA family ATPase: MTVSVEPTSVAPHPTKDAQALRPHAEQAFATELAALAAQDDRPRPARWKLSPWAVATYLLGGTLPDGTVITPKYVGPRRIVEVAVTTLATDRALLLLGVPGTAKTWVSEHLAAAVSGDSTLLVQGTAGTPEEAIRYGWNYARLLAHGPSRDALVPSPVMRAMAEGMTARVEELTRIPADVQDTLITILSEKTLPIPELGQEVQAVRGFNLIATANDRDRGVNDLSSALRRRFNTVVLPLPESADAEVDIVTRRVEQIGRSLDLPAAPDGTDEIRRVVTVFRELRDGVTADGRTKLKSPSGTLSTAEAISVVTNGLALATHFGDGVLRPGDVAAGLLGAVVRDPAADRVIWQEYLETVVRERDGWKDFYRACREVSA; the protein is encoded by the coding sequence ATGACTGTGTCCGTGGAACCGACGTCCGTCGCACCGCACCCGACTAAGGACGCGCAGGCGCTGCGGCCGCACGCCGAGCAGGCCTTCGCGACCGAACTCGCCGCGCTGGCCGCCCAGGACGACCGCCCGCGCCCGGCCCGCTGGAAGCTGTCGCCGTGGGCGGTCGCCACCTACCTCCTCGGCGGTACGCTGCCCGACGGCACGGTGATCACACCGAAGTACGTGGGCCCGCGCCGCATCGTCGAGGTCGCCGTCACCACCCTCGCCACCGACCGCGCCCTGCTCCTGCTCGGCGTGCCCGGCACCGCCAAGACCTGGGTGTCGGAACACCTCGCCGCGGCCGTCAGCGGCGACTCGACGCTGCTGGTGCAGGGCACGGCCGGCACACCGGAAGAGGCGATCCGCTACGGCTGGAACTACGCGCGGCTGCTCGCCCACGGCCCCAGCCGCGACGCCCTCGTGCCCAGCCCCGTCATGCGGGCCATGGCCGAGGGCATGACGGCCCGCGTGGAGGAGCTGACCCGCATCCCGGCCGACGTGCAGGACACCCTGATCACGATCCTGTCCGAGAAGACGCTGCCGATACCGGAGCTGGGCCAGGAGGTGCAGGCGGTCCGCGGCTTCAACCTCATCGCCACCGCCAACGACCGCGACCGTGGTGTCAACGACCTCTCCAGCGCGCTGCGCCGCCGTTTCAACACCGTGGTGCTGCCGCTGCCGGAGAGCGCCGACGCCGAGGTGGACATCGTCACCCGCCGCGTCGAGCAGATCGGCCGCTCCCTCGACCTGCCGGCCGCGCCCGACGGCACGGACGAGATCCGCCGGGTGGTGACCGTCTTCCGGGAGCTGCGCGACGGCGTCACCGCCGACGGCCGCACGAAGCTGAAGTCGCCGAGCGGCACCCTGTCCACCGCCGAGGCGATCTCCGTCGTCACCAACGGCCTCGCCCTCGCCACCCACTTCGGTGACGGCGTGCTGCGTCCCGGCGACGTCGCCGCCGGTCTCCTCGGCGCCGTCGTCCGCGATCCCGCGGCCGACCGCGTCATCTGGCAGGAGTACCTGGAGACGGTGGTCCGCGAGCGCGACGGCTGGAAGGACTTCTACCGGGCCTGCCGGGAGGTGAGCGCATGA
- a CDS encoding M23 family metallopeptidase, with translation MNDRHPSGTMTTPAPASDASDAHYAPYGARETPQDDLTTYGGYDATRFPAGDTGTGTFETDPLFGDLPGGTQHTGAYDTGQWRTDTDRSPHPDPYAAQHHTSYATGGYDTTAWTIPAQTTGNDTTGQWDANAWLQPGDAGADPTQQWEWGTQTLDTGAYDATQWNTDGAAVAHEQHAEPFDQQTTATLEQVGDESATSVFEQVPHEGAPFGPFDTSSETPDGESGPAATGELPVVPELLDGQEEGVPVPAARVGSRGAARSRRRTPPKRSALLTIAVPSACVMGVAGIAAASVGALTDGAQETTASASDAHAVQPSVANSQLDTQLRTLSAGADDFADRASRTQERIDLEVQQELEKKKAAAEAALKERLRPKFALPVAQHGLSAYFGQAGVNWMSVHTGIDFPVSYGTTVMAATDGTVTTKWNSAYGNMMIVTAKDGTQTWYCHLSNYRVPSGTIVKAGEPIAYSGNSGNSTGPHLHFEVRPAGGSAIDPLPWLRSHGLDPS, from the coding sequence GTGAACGATCGTCACCCGTCGGGGACCATGACCACCCCGGCCCCGGCTTCCGACGCCTCCGACGCGCACTACGCGCCGTACGGGGCACGGGAAACCCCGCAGGACGACCTCACCACGTACGGCGGCTACGACGCCACCCGTTTCCCGGCCGGTGACACCGGCACCGGGACCTTCGAGACCGACCCGCTCTTCGGCGACCTCCCGGGCGGCACGCAGCACACCGGCGCGTACGACACCGGGCAGTGGCGGACCGACACCGACCGGAGCCCGCACCCCGACCCGTACGCGGCCCAACACCACACCTCCTACGCCACCGGCGGGTACGACACCACCGCCTGGACGATCCCCGCACAGACCACCGGGAACGACACCACCGGCCAGTGGGACGCGAACGCCTGGCTCCAGCCCGGCGACGCCGGCGCCGACCCCACCCAGCAGTGGGAGTGGGGCACCCAGACCCTCGACACGGGCGCCTACGACGCCACGCAGTGGAACACCGACGGCGCGGCCGTGGCGCACGAACAGCACGCCGAGCCGTTCGACCAGCAGACCACGGCCACGCTCGAGCAGGTCGGGGACGAGTCGGCGACGAGCGTCTTCGAGCAGGTGCCGCACGAGGGCGCGCCCTTCGGCCCCTTCGACACCTCCTCCGAAACGCCCGACGGGGAAAGCGGGCCGGCCGCCACCGGCGAGCTGCCCGTCGTACCGGAGTTGCTCGACGGGCAGGAGGAGGGCGTCCCGGTCCCGGCCGCCCGCGTCGGCTCGCGCGGGGCGGCACGGTCCCGGCGCCGCACGCCTCCCAAGCGCTCCGCGCTGCTGACCATCGCCGTGCCCTCGGCCTGTGTGATGGGGGTCGCCGGAATCGCCGCCGCCTCCGTCGGCGCCCTGACCGACGGCGCCCAGGAGACCACCGCCTCCGCGTCGGACGCGCACGCGGTGCAGCCGTCCGTGGCCAACAGCCAGTTGGACACCCAGCTCAGGACGCTCTCCGCCGGCGCCGACGACTTCGCCGACCGGGCCAGCCGTACGCAGGAACGCATCGACCTCGAGGTGCAGCAGGAGCTGGAGAAGAAGAAGGCCGCCGCGGAGGCCGCGCTCAAGGAGCGGCTGCGACCGAAGTTCGCGCTGCCGGTCGCGCAGCACGGGCTCAGCGCCTACTTCGGGCAGGCCGGGGTGAACTGGATGTCCGTGCACACGGGCATCGACTTCCCGGTCTCCTACGGCACCACGGTCATGGCCGCCACCGACGGCACCGTCACCACGAAGTGGAACAGCGCCTACGGCAACATGATGATCGTGACGGCGAAGGACGGCACGCAGACCTGGTACTGCCACCTGTCCAACTACCGGGTACCCTCCGGGACGATCGTCAAGGCCGGCGAGCCGATCGCCTACTCCGGCAACTCCGGCAACTCCACGGGCCCGCACCTGCACTTCGAGGTGCGCCCGGCGGGCGGATCGGCCATAGACCCGCTGCCCTGGCTGCGCAGCCACGGCCTGGATCCTTCCTGA
- a CDS encoding triacylglycerol lipase: MKVTGVLPSLPLYRRLWPGRLASLSMALVKATALEAAILAGHVLLYPTGLIQERPCPDPPAPDGTTRLPDRSGPPVVLLHGFIDNRSVFVLLRRTLARHGRQRIESLNYSPLTCDIRTAAELLGRHVEEICARTGSREVDIVGHSLGGLIARYYVQRLGGDLRVRTLVTLGTPHCGTRAVPLANAHPIVRQMRPGSEVIEELARPAPGCRTRFVGFWSDLDSVMEPLEAACVEHPDLDAHNIRVTGIGHLALPVHPAVAAGIREALDCEHTGDRLADGLTVA, translated from the coding sequence ATGAAGGTCACCGGGGTTCTTCCCTCCCTGCCGCTCTACCGGCGGCTGTGGCCCGGAAGGCTGGCTTCCCTGTCGATGGCCCTGGTGAAGGCCACCGCACTGGAGGCCGCGATCCTGGCGGGGCACGTGCTGCTGTACCCGACCGGCCTCATCCAGGAGCGCCCCTGCCCCGATCCCCCGGCGCCGGACGGCACCACCAGACTCCCCGACCGGTCCGGCCCGCCGGTCGTCCTGCTGCACGGCTTCATCGACAACCGCTCGGTCTTCGTCCTGCTGCGCCGCACCCTGGCCCGACACGGCCGCCAGCGGATCGAGTCGCTGAACTATTCCCCGCTGACCTGCGACATCCGCACCGCGGCGGAACTGCTGGGCCGGCACGTCGAGGAGATCTGCGCACGCACCGGCAGCCGCGAGGTCGACATCGTGGGACACAGCCTGGGCGGGCTGATCGCGCGCTACTACGTGCAACGCCTGGGCGGTGACCTGCGGGTGCGCACCCTCGTCACCCTGGGCACCCCGCACTGCGGAACCCGGGCGGTGCCGCTGGCCAACGCCCATCCGATCGTGCGGCAGATGCGGCCCGGCTCCGAGGTGATCGAGGAGCTGGCCCGCCCGGCGCCCGGCTGCCGCACCCGGTTCGTCGGTTTCTGGAGCGATCTGGACTCCGTGATGGAGCCGCTGGAGGCGGCCTGCGTCGAGCACCCCGATCTGGACGCGCACAACATCCGGGTGACCGGCATCGGGCACCTGGCCCTGCCCGTCCACCCCGCCGTGGCCGCCGGGATCCGGGAGGCCCTGGACTGCGAGCACACCGGGGACCGGCTCGCCGACGGGCTGACGGTGGCCTGA
- a CDS encoding DUF5682 family protein, producing MSDDSLRGRAYAAGPLLLGVRHHGPGSARAVRAALDAARPAVVLVEGPPEADALIPLAADPDMRPPVALLAHAVDEPGRSAFWPLAEFSPEWVAVRWALAHGVPVRFFDLPATHALAREAEERPPSDADPAGPGEQAGPEEGAARPGAVAGPRSGTGPGGDSGPGTAAGPGDEAGAAQHLRVDPLGVLAEAAGYDDPERWWEDVVEHRGPGPRDPFAPFAALEEAMKALRERYGAGGRPRDLVREAHMRLHLRSARREFGEAVAVVCGAWHVPALREKTAVGADRALLKGLPKVRADMTWVPWTHRRLARSSGYGAGIDSPGWYGHLFRAPDRPVERWLTKVAGLLREEDRIVSSAHVIEAVRLAETLAAMRGRPLPGLGETTDAVRAVMCDGSDVPLTLIHDRLVVGDVLGEVPEAAPAVPLQRDLAREQRRLRLKPEALERELELDLRKDADVGRSRLLHRLRLLGVGWGEPVRSRGSTGTFREAWRLRWEPELSVRVAEAGVWGTTVLAAATARAEADATAAPALADVTALAEHCLLAGLPDALPVVMRVLADRAALDTDVGRLAQALPALVRALRYGDVRGTDTGALTGVAAGLAERVFVGLPSACAALDADAAQEMRGHLDSVRTAVGLLAETLAGTAATGHGDVRDRWRSVLRTLTLRDTVPGVVRGRAARLLLDDGALGPEEAARLMGLVLSPGTPPADAAAWIEGFVGGGGGMLLVHDERLLGLVDAWLTGVPAEAFTDVLPLLRRTFSAYEPGVRRTLGELVRRGPDGGGGPAGRTTGPPGRPGFAAEPDTARADAVLPVLRLLLGLDERPDEPADEGPAGRKPADPRRADRAARGPADQGTAGRGTAGRGTVDQRTAGDGLLGVGA from the coding sequence ATGAGCGACGACTCCTTGAGGGGGAGGGCGTACGCCGCCGGACCGCTGCTCCTCGGGGTGCGGCACCACGGACCCGGCTCCGCGCGGGCGGTGCGGGCCGCCCTGGACGCCGCCCGGCCCGCCGTCGTGCTGGTCGAGGGGCCGCCAGAGGCCGACGCGCTGATCCCGCTGGCCGCCGACCCGGACATGCGGCCCCCGGTCGCCCTGCTCGCGCACGCCGTGGACGAGCCCGGCCGCTCGGCGTTCTGGCCGCTGGCCGAGTTCAGCCCCGAGTGGGTGGCCGTCCGGTGGGCCCTCGCGCACGGCGTTCCGGTCCGCTTCTTCGACCTGCCCGCCACGCACGCGCTGGCCAGGGAGGCGGAGGAGCGGCCACCGTCCGACGCGGACCCGGCGGGGCCGGGGGAGCAGGCGGGTCCGGAAGAGGGGGCGGCACGTCCCGGTGCCGTGGCCGGCCCCCGGTCCGGGACCGGCCCCGGAGGCGACTCCGGCCCGGGGACCGCGGCCGGCCCCGGAGACGAGGCCGGCGCCGCGCAGCACCTGCGCGTCGACCCCCTGGGGGTGCTCGCCGAGGCCGCCGGGTACGACGATCCCGAGCGGTGGTGGGAGGACGTCGTCGAGCACCGGGGACCCGGCCCGCGCGATCCCTTCGCGCCGTTCGCCGCGCTGGAGGAGGCCATGAAGGCGCTGCGGGAGCGCTACGGCGCCGGCGGGCGCCCCCGCGACCTGGTGCGCGAGGCCCACATGCGGCTCCACCTGCGCTCCGCCCGCCGGGAGTTCGGGGAGGCGGTGGCCGTCGTGTGCGGGGCCTGGCACGTGCCCGCACTGCGGGAGAAGACTGCCGTCGGCGCCGACCGGGCGCTGCTGAAGGGCCTGCCCAAGGTCAGGGCGGACATGACCTGGGTGCCGTGGACGCACCGCAGGCTGGCCCGGTCGAGCGGGTACGGTGCCGGGATCGACTCGCCGGGCTGGTACGGGCACCTGTTCCGGGCGCCGGACCGGCCGGTCGAGCGGTGGCTGACCAAGGTGGCGGGGCTGCTGCGCGAGGAGGACCGGATCGTCTCCTCGGCGCACGTCATCGAGGCGGTCCGGCTGGCCGAGACCCTCGCGGCGATGCGCGGCCGCCCGCTGCCCGGCCTGGGCGAGACCACCGACGCCGTGCGCGCGGTGATGTGCGACGGCTCGGACGTGCCGCTGACCCTGATCCACGACCGCCTGGTGGTCGGGGACGTGCTGGGGGAGGTGCCCGAGGCGGCGCCGGCGGTGCCCCTGCAGCGCGACCTGGCCCGCGAGCAGCGCCGGCTGCGGCTCAAGCCGGAGGCGTTGGAGCGCGAGCTGGAGCTGGACCTGCGCAAGGACGCCGACGTAGGCCGCAGCAGGCTGCTGCACCGGCTGCGGCTGCTCGGCGTCGGCTGGGGGGAGCCGGTCCGGTCGCGGGGGAGCACGGGCACGTTCCGGGAGGCGTGGCGGCTGCGCTGGGAGCCGGAACTGTCCGTGCGGGTCGCCGAGGCGGGCGTGTGGGGGACGACCGTGCTCGCCGCGGCCACGGCCAGGGCGGAGGCGGACGCGACCGCCGCGCCGGCCCTCGCCGACGTCACCGCGCTCGCCGAGCACTGCCTGCTCGCCGGACTGCCGGACGCGCTGCCCGTGGTGATGCGGGTGCTCGCCGACCGGGCGGCCCTCGACACGGACGTCGGCCGGCTCGCCCAGGCACTGCCCGCCCTGGTCCGCGCCCTGCGCTACGGCGACGTGCGCGGCACCGACACCGGCGCCCTGACCGGTGTCGCGGCGGGCCTGGCCGAGCGTGTCTTCGTCGGCCTCCCCTCGGCCTGCGCGGCCCTGGACGCGGACGCGGCGCAGGAGATGCGGGGCCACCTCGACTCCGTCCGCACGGCGGTCGGCCTGCTGGCGGAGACGCTGGCCGGAACCGCGGCCACCGGGCACGGTGACGTGCGTGACCGCTGGCGCTCCGTGCTGCGGACCCTGACCCTGCGGGACACCGTGCCCGGCGTCGTGCGGGGGCGGGCCGCGCGGCTGCTGCTGGACGACGGCGCGCTGGGGCCCGAGGAGGCGGCCCGGCTCATGGGGCTGGTGCTCTCGCCGGGCACACCGCCCGCCGACGCGGCCGCCTGGATCGAGGGGTTCGTCGGCGGCGGGGGCGGCATGCTGCTGGTCCACGACGAGCGTTTGCTCGGCCTGGTCGACGCCTGGCTGACCGGGGTGCCCGCGGAGGCGTTCACGGACGTACTGCCGCTGCTGCGGCGCACGTTCTCGGCGTACGAGCCCGGCGTGCGCAGGACGCTCGGCGAGCTGGTGCGGCGCGGGCCGGACGGCGGGGGCGGCCCGGCGGGCCGGACGACGGGACCGCCCGGCCGGCCCGGCTTCGC
- a CDS encoding C40 family peptidase, translated as MASHRKPRPGGTRGAVVRTSPALATAAFTSVAVLSHAAEAAPAPDGRPSREEIERKIEDFYRRAESAAEPQEAAGARTGRPRERADVPREGVRLPDGPRDYFDQSRVMDRLASTVRRRQETARTRATPVVAPAEAPNGPKTAKAAAQRKLASARALLAREAARGTAPPPGRSARGITPSAAPADLPTDLPAGKAVAFARAQIGKPYVWGAAGPGSYDCSGLTQAAWKAAGVALPRTAAGQARAGTAVTVAEARPGDLVFFGGAHHVGLYLGGGMMVHAPGPGAYVCEEPVHHGGETPVHSVVRPA; from the coding sequence TTGGCGTCGCACCGCAAGCCGCGCCCCGGCGGGACGCGCGGAGCAGTCGTCCGCACCAGCCCCGCCCTGGCCACCGCCGCCTTCACCTCCGTGGCCGTGCTGTCGCACGCGGCCGAGGCGGCGCCCGCTCCCGACGGCCGGCCGAGCCGGGAGGAGATCGAGAGGAAGATCGAGGACTTCTACCGGCGGGCCGAGTCGGCGGCCGAACCGCAGGAGGCGGCCGGGGCGCGGACCGGCCGGCCGCGCGAGCGCGCCGACGTCCCGCGCGAGGGGGTCCGGCTCCCGGACGGCCCGCGGGACTACTTCGACCAGAGCCGGGTGATGGACCGGCTGGCCTCGACCGTGCGCAGGCGCCAGGAGACCGCCAGGACCCGTGCGACACCCGTCGTGGCGCCGGCCGAGGCGCCGAACGGTCCGAAGACGGCCAAGGCCGCCGCCCAGCGAAAGCTGGCGTCCGCGCGCGCACTGCTCGCCCGGGAGGCGGCCCGGGGCACGGCACCGCCGCCGGGCCGGTCCGCCCGCGGCATCACGCCGTCCGCCGCCCCGGCCGACCTCCCGACCGACCTCCCGGCCGGCAAGGCCGTCGCCTTCGCCCGCGCACAGATCGGCAAACCGTACGTCTGGGGTGCCGCCGGGCCCGGTTCCTACGACTGCTCCGGCCTCACCCAGGCCGCCTGGAAGGCCGCCGGCGTGGCCCTGCCGCGCACCGCGGCCGGCCAGGCCCGCGCGGGCACGGCGGTCACGGTCGCCGAGGCGCGACCCGGTGACCTGGTCTTCTTCGGCGGCGCGCACCACGTCGGTCTCTACCTGGGCGGGGGCATGATGGTCCACGCACCGGGGCCCGGCGCGTACGTCTGCGAGGAACCGGTCCACCACGGCGGCGAAACGCCCGTCCACAGCGTCGTGCGACCGGCCTGA
- a CDS encoding cobalamin B12-binding domain-containing protein gives MGVAAGPIRVVVAKPGLDGHDRGAKVIARALRDAGMEVIYTGLHQTPEQIVDTAIQEDADAIGLSILSGAHNTLFAAVIALLKERDAEDILVFGGGIIPEEDIPPLKEKGVAEIFTPGATTTSIVEWVRTNVRQPAASGG, from the coding sequence ATGGGTGTGGCAGCCGGTCCGATCCGCGTGGTGGTGGCCAAGCCGGGGCTCGACGGCCACGATCGCGGGGCCAAGGTCATCGCGCGGGCGCTGCGCGACGCCGGTATGGAGGTCATCTACACCGGACTCCACCAGACGCCGGAACAGATCGTCGACACGGCCATCCAGGAGGACGCCGACGCGATCGGCCTGTCCATCCTCTCCGGCGCCCACAACACCCTCTTCGCCGCCGTCATAGCGCTGCTCAAGGAGCGTGACGCCGAGGACATCCTGGTCTTCGGCGGCGGCATCATCCCCGAGGAGGACATCCCGCCGCTGAAGGAGAAGGGCGTCGCGGAGATCTTCACGCCAGGGGCGACGACCACGTCGATCGTGGAGTGGGTGCGGACGAACGTCCGCCAGCCGGCCGCCTCCGGCGGCTGA
- a CDS encoding SWIM zinc finger family protein encodes MTEQGVRWTAEQVLALAPDAASRKAGSKLGAAGPWSGAGSARGAVWGLCRGSGSRPYQTAVDLADAAGPAYRCSCPSRKFPCKHALGLLLLWAGGDGAVPVVAEPPEWAEQWISGRRGRAGGERADAGGSSASGSVEPEAARRRAERRAERVTAGATELEQRLADLLRGGLATAEQAGYGLWDETAARMVDAQAPGLAARVRELGAIPASGPGWPARLLEECALLHLLDQGWLRRDRLPADLAATVRARLGLPAPADGPPERDRWLVLAQYDTVDPKLTTRRIWLHGADSGRTRLLLSYGAAGRAPQLALPVGLALEAELSVHPGAGQVRAALGERFAPPAPAGIRPPGVNTARAAARYGEALCANPWLDSVPVTLDRVVPGPGGEPGSWQLADAEEDSALPLTSAARSHPGLWRLVALSSGRPVKVFGECGHRGFTPLTAWPEGPGEPVTLC; translated from the coding sequence ATGACTGAGCAGGGGGTGCGCTGGACCGCGGAGCAGGTGCTGGCGCTGGCGCCCGACGCCGCGTCGCGCAAGGCGGGAAGCAAGCTGGGCGCGGCCGGGCCGTGGTCGGGGGCGGGCAGCGCGCGGGGGGCGGTGTGGGGGCTGTGCAGGGGCAGTGGCAGCAGGCCGTACCAGACGGCGGTCGACCTCGCGGACGCGGCGGGGCCGGCGTACAGGTGCAGTTGTCCGAGCCGGAAGTTCCCGTGCAAGCACGCGCTCGGACTGCTGCTGCTGTGGGCGGGCGGCGACGGCGCGGTGCCGGTGGTGGCCGAGCCGCCGGAGTGGGCCGAGCAGTGGATCTCGGGCAGACGCGGGCGCGCCGGGGGCGAGCGGGCGGACGCCGGCGGGAGTTCCGCGTCCGGTTCCGTCGAACCGGAGGCGGCGCGGCGCCGGGCGGAGCGGCGGGCCGAGCGGGTCACGGCGGGCGCGACGGAGCTGGAGCAGCGGCTGGCGGACCTGCTGCGCGGCGGTCTGGCCACGGCCGAGCAGGCGGGGTACGGACTGTGGGACGAGACGGCGGCCCGCATGGTCGACGCCCAGGCGCCCGGACTGGCGGCGCGGGTGCGGGAGCTGGGGGCGATCCCGGCGTCCGGTCCGGGCTGGCCGGCCCGGCTGCTGGAGGAGTGCGCGCTGCTGCACCTCCTCGACCAGGGCTGGCTGCGCCGCGACCGGCTGCCGGCGGACCTCGCCGCCACGGTCCGCGCCCGGCTCGGCCTGCCCGCCCCGGCGGACGGCCCGCCGGAGCGCGACCGCTGGCTGGTCCTCGCCCAGTACGACACGGTCGACCCGAAGTTGACGACGCGCCGGATATGGCTGCACGGCGCCGATTCGGGCCGCACCCGGCTGCTCCTCTCGTACGGCGCGGCGGGCCGGGCCCCGCAGCTGGCGCTGCCGGTCGGCCTGGCGCTGGAGGCGGAGCTGTCGGTCCACCCCGGAGCCGGGCAGGTGCGGGCCGCGCTGGGCGAGCGGTTCGCCCCGCCCGCGCCCGCCGGGATCCGCCCGCCGGGTGTGAACACGGCCCGGGCGGCGGCCCGCTACGGCGAGGCGCTGTGCGCCAACCCCTGGCTGGACTCGGTCCCGGTCACGCTGGACCGGGTGGTACCGGGGCCGGGCGGGGAGCCGGGATCGTGGCAGCTGGCCGACGCGGAGGAGGACTCGGCGCTGCCGCTCACCTCGGCCGCCCGCTCCCACCCCGGCCTGTGGCGCCTAGTCGCGCTCTCGAGCGGACGCCCCGTCAAGGTCTTCGGCGAGTGCGGCCACCGCGGCTTCACCCCCTTGACGGCCTGGCCGGAGGGTCCGGGCGAGCCGGTGACGCTGTGCTGA